A single window of Solea solea chromosome 9, fSolSol10.1, whole genome shotgun sequence DNA harbors:
- the ccn1 gene encoding CCN family member 1: MLMLTVVVTFLGSLNLVLSYSSCPSVCECPLEMPKCAPGVGVVLDGCGCCKVCARQLNEDCSLTEPCDHTKGLECNFGASFAAATTRGICRAKSEGRPCEYNSRIYQNGESFQPNCKHQCTCIDGAVGCVPLCPQELSLPNLGCANPRLVKVAGQCCEEWACDDGKETDILEKLFGKDTMTDELERDLTNRNELIAIVKGGLKTLPAFISQPEFHMFDSQKCLVQTTPWSQCSKTCGTGISTRVTNNNSECKLVKETRMCEVRPCTQSSYSSLKKGKKCSRTKKSSQPVKFTYAGCSSLKKYRSKYCGACVDGRCCSPHKTRTIRVKFRCEDGETFNKNVMMIESCKCTYNCPHANEASYPFYRLSNDIHKFRD, encoded by the exons ATGCTGATGCTTACTGTTGTCGTTACCTTTTTGGGAAGCCTGAACTTG GTCCTTTCCTACTCCTCGTGTCCCTCCGTGTGTGAGTGTCCCCTGGAGATGCCCAAGTGCGCACCCGGCGTCGGCGTCGTCCTAGACGGCTGCGGCTGCTGCAAAGTCTGCGCCCGGCAGCTGAACGAGGACTGCAGCCTGACCGAGCCTTGTGACCACACTAAAGGGCTGGAGTGTAACTTTGGGGCCAGctttgctgctgctactactcgTGGCATCTGCCGAG CCAAGTCAGAAGGCAGACCATGCGAGTACAATAGCAGGATCTACCAGAATGGAGAGAGTTTCCAGCCCAACTGTAAACACCAGTGCACATGCATCGACGGGGCAGTGGGATGTGTCCCACTGTGTCCACAGGAGCTCTCGCTGCCCAACCTGGGCTGTGCCAACCCCAGACTAGTCAAGGTGGCAGGCCAGTGCTGTGAGGAGTGGGCGTGTGATGATGGCAAAGAGACAGACATCCTGGAGAAACTCTTTGGAAAAGACACAATGACTGATGAGCTGGAGAGAGACCTCACCAACAGGAACGAGCTCATTGCAATCGTGAAGGGAGGACTCAAGACCCTACCAG CATTCATATCTCAGCCTGAATTCCACATGTTTGACAGCCAGAAGTGCCTCGTCCAAACCACACCCTGGTCCCAGTGCTCCAAGACCTGTGGTACTGGCATCTCCACCAGAGtcaccaacaacaacagcgaATGCAAGCTGGTCAAAGAGACAAGAATGTGTGAAGTGCGGCCATGCACCCAGTCATCTTACTCCAGTCTAAAG AAGGGAAAGAAGTGCAGCAGAACCAAGAAGTCCAGTCAGCCGGTGAAGTTCACCTACGCCGGCTGCTCCAGCCTGAAGAAGTACAGGTCTAAGTACTGTGGCGCCTGCGTGGACGGCCGCTGCTGCAGCCCTCACAAGACCAGGACCATCCGGGTCAAGTTCCGCTGCGAGGACGGCGAGACCTTCAACAAGAACGTCATGATGATCGAGTCTTGCAAGTGCACCTACAACTGTCCCCATGCCAACGAGGCGTCCTACCCATTCTACCGCCTCTCCAATGACATCCACAAATTCAGAGACTGA